Proteins found in one Elephas maximus indicus isolate mEleMax1 chromosome 11, mEleMax1 primary haplotype, whole genome shotgun sequence genomic segment:
- the LOC126086284 gene encoding vomeronasal type-1 receptor 4-like yields MSSLDLTFGTVFLLQTTVGILGSFSLLFQYIFLYFTKCRLPPTDLIVLHLTAANSVVILGKGIPQTMAAFGWKDFLNDFGCKFLFYVHRVERGVSIGSTCLLSIFQAITVSFRNSRWVELKEKAPKYMGFSNILCWILHMLVNIIIPMYMTSKCSNETNTNKKDYRYCSSVPLDKTANSLYALLLAFPDVVSLGLTLWFSGSMVLILQRHKQRVQHIHRNNISPRSSPETRAILVLVSTFVSFYTLSFILNIFVAVFNLPSWWMVNTGALTAACFAALSAFVLLTRDSSVPRLCFAWIRKTKFSHFIRNT; encoded by the coding sequence ATGTCCTCTCTGGATTTGACATTTGGAACAGTTTTCTTATTACAGACTACAGTTGGTATTCTGGGgagtttttctcttcttttccagtaTATCTTTCTTTACTTCACTAAGTGCAGGTTACCGCCTACAGACTTGATTGTCCTGCACCTGACTGCAGCCAACTCCGTGGTCATTCTGGGTAAAGGCATCCCCCAGACTATGGCAGCTTTTGGATGGAAAGATTTCCTCAATGATTTTGGATGCaaatttcttttctatgttcacaGAGTGGAAAGGGGTGTGTCCATTGGCAGCACCTGTCTCTTGAGTATCTTCCAGGCTATCACCGTTAGCTTCAGGAACTCCAGGTGGGTAGAGCTTAAGGAGAAAGCTCCCAAGTACATGGGCTTCTCCAATATCCTCTGCTGGATCCTGCATATGCTGGTCAATATCATCATTCCTATGTATATGACTAGCAAGTGTAGCAATGAAAccaacacaaacaaaaaagactatAGATACTGTTCTTCTGTTCCGCTTGACAAAACCGCAAACTCACTGTATGCGTTATTGTTAGCATTCCCTGATGTTGTGTCTTTGGGACTCACGCTCTGGTTCAGCGGCTCCATGGTTCTCATCCTGCAGAGACACAAGCAGAGGGTCCAACACATTCATAGAAACAACATCTCTCCAAGGTCTTCCCCTGAGACCAGAGCCATCCTTGTCCTGGTGAGTACCTTTGTGTCTTTTTATACCCTGTCCTTCATTTTGAACATTTTTGTAGCAGTTTTTAATCTTCCCAGTTGGTGGATGGTGAATACGGGTGCATTAACTGCTGCGTGTTTCGCAGCTCTCAGCGCATTTGTCCTCTTGACTCGTGACTCCAGTGTGCCCAGGCTCTGCTTTGCCTGGATAAGGAAGACAAAATTCTCTCATTTTATTAGAAATACATAA